Proteins from a single region of Kwoniella dendrophila CBS 6074 chromosome 4, complete sequence:
- a CDS encoding nicotinate phosphoribosyltransferase codes for MSNILELPAEEVEIPFSILDTDLYKLTMQNAVLHHFHDAQVVIRFTNRAPHMLFNRACFDWVKGHVLGLSELKLQPEERAALEKAYPWFSSTYLDYLGSMRLDPLNQVKLSFHPKSDDGSLGEIGIVIEGPWRDTILYEVPIMSILSEGYFKFVDTDWNYDGQFELAKQKAIDLLSPPSPTSPLVFSEFGTRRRRSFRTQDTVVRGLVAGFEGWKAKGGKGGLLAGTSNVYLALKYGLKPAGTIAHEWIMAIGATYGYKGANGKAMDMWEEVYPPGPNGAPLTMLTDTYTAQAFFVDFISQPERALRWSTLRQDSGDPFEFVKAAKETWKIIEEKAGMNSDSSQPVAKGKRVIFSDGLDVNKATELQKGCDDIGMAASFGIGTFLSNDFQKASSPDQVSKPLNIVIKLNQINGKNCVKLSDDKGKYTGDVEEVKRAQEALNLPHEHEDKRRG; via the exons ATGTCCAATATTCTCGAGCTTCCGGCCGAAGAGGTAgaaataccattttctaTCCTTGATACTGATTTGTACAAG CTTACCATGCAAAATGCTGTATTACATCATTTTCACGATGCTCAAGTAGTTATACGATTTACAAACCGAGCACCTCATATGCTATTCAACCGGGCATGTTTTGATTGGGTCAAAGGTCATGTACTTG GATTAAGTGAACTGAAATTACAGCCAGAAGAAAGGGCAGCTTTAGAAAAAGCTTATCCATGGTTCTCATCAActtatcttgattatcttggATCGATGAGATTAGATCCTCTGAATCAAGTCAAATTATCTTTCCATCCTAAATCAGATGATGGTAGTTTAGGTGAAATCGGTATAGTGATAGAAGGTCCTTGGAGAGATACCATTCTGTACGAAGTTCCAATCATGTCCATAC TGAGTGAAGGGTACTTCAAATTCGTAGATACCGACTGGAACTATGATGGGCAGTTTG AACTCGCCAAGCAGAAAGCTATCGATCTACTCTCTCCTCCTTCACCAACCTCCCCTTTGGTTTTTTCAGAATTTGGTACAAGACGTAGAAGGAGTTTCCGAACCCAAGACACGGTTGTAAGGGGTCTTGTAGCAGGATTTGAAGGATGGAAAGCGAAAGGTGGAAAAGGTGGTTTGTTAGCTGGGACTAGTAAT GTATACCTTGCGTTAAAATATGGGTTAAAACCAGCTGGTACTATCGCACACGAATGGATTATGGCTATTGGCGCTACATATGGCTATAAAGGTGCTAATGGAAAAGCAATGGACATGTgggaagaag TCTATCCACCTGGGCCAAACGGCGCGCCATTAACAATGTTAACGGATACCTATACCGCCCAAGCATTCTTTGTCGATTTCATCTCACAGCCAGAACGGGCATTACGTTGGTCCACGTTAAGACAAGATTCAGGCGATCCATTCGAATTTGTCAAAGCTGCAAAGGAAACCTGGAAgataattgaagaaaaagcagGTATGAATAGCGATAGTAGTCAACCTGTAGCAAAGGGTAAAAGAGTTATTTTCAGTGATGGTTTAGATGTGAACAAGGCTACTGAGCTACAGAAAGGATGTGATGATATTGGAATGGCAG CCTCATTCGGTATCGGAACTTTCCTCTCCAATGATTTCCAGAAGGCTTCAAGTCCCGATCAAGTATCGAAACCTCTAAATATagtgatcaagttgaatcaGATAAATGGCAAGAATTGTGTCAAATTATCGGATGATAAAGGAAAG TATACTggagatgttgaagaagtcAAACGAGCGCAAGAGGCATTGAATTTGCCGCATGAACACGAGGATAAGcgaagaggatga
- a CDS encoding diphosphomevalonate decarboxylase, producing MYEATVSAPVNIACIKYWGKRDTKLILPTNSSLSVTLDQDHLRSTTTSRVDESFEKGDRLWLNGKEETVKEDGRLGVCIKELRNWRKIEEDKNSSLPKLSQWPLRIASYNNFPTAAGLASSASGLAALVASLAKLYELPQSPSELSLIARQGSGSACRSLFGGYVAWREGSKEDGSDSLAEQVASREDWPEMRALICVVSDLKKGTSSTSGMQRTVETSTLLKERLNIVPGRMEEISKTIKSKDFENFAKITMKDSNSFHSVCLDTSPPIFYLNDVSKSIIQVIEELNRSSGEIIAAYTFDAGPNAVIYSLEKNIGKVLGVINKFFPQAEESKDPFKTKSEDLPESFNQNVVRQGGWEKGSVKSLIHTRVGDGPRTLGKEESLLNEQGVPKTLA from the exons ATGTACGAAGCTACAGTATCAGCACCAGTCAACATAGCCTGTATCAA GTATTGGGGTAAACGTGATACAAAGCTGATTCTACCCACAAACTCATCATTATCAGTAactttagatcaagatcacttGAGATCAACTACAACTTCACGAGTTGACGAATCGtttgaaaaaggtgatagatTATGGTTAAATGGTAAAGAGGAAActgtaaaagaagatggtagaTTAGGTGTTTGTATAAAAGAGTTAAGGAATTGGAGAAAGATCGAAGAGGATAAAAACTCAAGTTTACCCAAG CTCTCACAATGGCCTTTACGTATCGCATCATATAACAATTTCCCAACTGCAGCAGGAttagcatcttcagcatctggATTAGCAGCATTAGTAgcatctttagctaaattatatGAATTACCACAAAGTCcatctgaattatctttaataGCAAGACAAGGATCTGGATCAGCATGTAGATCATTATTTGGTGGATATGTAGCATGGAGAGAAggttcaaaagaagatggatcagattCTTTAGCTGAACAAGTTGCATCAAGAGAAGATTGGCCTGAAATGCGCGCATTAATTTGTGTTGTAAGTGATTTAAAAAAGggaacatcatcaacatcaggCATGCAAAGAACAGTTgaaacttcaactttattaaaagaaagattaaatatAGTTCCAGGAAGAATGgaagaaatttcaaaaacaataaaatcaaaagattttgaaaattttgcaaaaataacaatgaaagattcaaattcatttcattCAGTTTGTTTAGATACTTCACCACCTATATTTTATTTAAATGATgtttcaaaatcaattattcaagttattgaagaattaaataGATCATCAGGTGAAATCATTGCAGCATATACTTTTGATGCTGGACCAAATGCTGTAATTTATTCTTTAGAAAAAAATATAGGTAAAGTTTTAGGTGTAATAAATAAATTTTTCcctcaagctgaagaatcaaaagatcCTTTTAAAACGAAATCAGAAGACTTACCTGAATCTTTTAATCAAAATGTCGTTAGACAAGGTGGTTGGGAAAAAGGTTCAGTCAAATCTTTGATTCATACTAGAGTTGGTGATGGACCAAGaactttaggtaaagaagaaagtttgttaaatgaacaaggtgtaCCAAAGACTTTGGCTTAG